The sequence CGATCTCCTCGGCCCGCCAGACCACCCGCATACCGCGACCGCCGCCGCCGAAGGAGGCCTTGATCGCGATCGGCAGACCGTGCTCGGCGGCGAATGCCTGGGCCTGCTCGGCCGAGTCGATCGGTCCGGGAGTGCCGGCCACCAACGGTGCGCCGACCTGCTGCGCGGTACGCCGGGCGGAGACCTTGTCACCGAGGGCCTCGATCGCCTCCGTCGGAGGGCCGACCCAGGTCAGACCTGCCTCGGTGACGGCTCGGGCGAAGTCGGCATTCTCGGACAGGAACCCGTAACCGGGATGTACCGCGTCGACCTCAACCCGTTTCGCCACGTCGATGATCGCGTCCAGGTTCAGGTACGTCTCAGTGCTGCTCCCGCCGGGGAGGGCGTAGGCCTCATCGGCCAGTCGCGTGTGCAACGCGTCGGCGTCGGGGTCGGCGTACACGGCGATCGAGGTCAACCCCAGATCGGCGCAGGCACGGATGATCCGTACCGCGATCTCGCCACGGTTGGCGATCAGGACCCGCTTCATCTTCTCTCCTCCGGCGACTGCTCGACCTGGAAACGAATGACCACCCCGGGCCTGGCCTGGGCCAGCAGGGGTAGTGCGTCATGGCGGACCACGCCGATGATCGGATAGCCGCCGGTCAGGGGATGATCGGCGAGGAAGATCATCGGCTGGCCACTGGGCGGTACCTGGATCGAGCCGGTGACGGCCCCTTCGCTGGGGAGTTCGGCTTCGACCACCCGCTCCAGCGGCGCAGCGCCGCTCAGTCGTACCCCCACCCGGTTGGCCTGTTCGGTGATCATCCAGGCCTGGCCGGACAGGCGCGCGATCGAGGCGGTGTCGAACCAGTCGTCGCGTGGCCCGAGAACGACCGGCAGTACCAACTCGGCAGGGCTGGGCGGCGGCCAGGGAACCGGCTCGCCGACGCTGACCGGTTCGATCTCGCCGACGCCGAGTACGTCACCGGCGGCCAGCGGGGCCGGACCCAGACCGGCCAGGGTGTCGGTGGACAGACTGCCCAGGACCGGCGGTACGGCGAATCCACCCCGCAGGGCCAGCACCGCCCGGAAACCGGACGACTGAACCCCGATCCGCAGCAGGTCACCGTCGTCCAGGGCGATCGGCCGTTGGTCGATGATGGGCAGCGACCGGCCCTCGCGTTCGACCACGACCTCCGACTCGGCCCCGGTCACCGCCAGCACGAGCCGTCCTCGGGCGCGGGCGGTGAAGGAACCGAACGGCAGCTCGAGCACCGCGGTCGGGCTGGGGTTGCCGACCAGTCGGTTCGCCAGGTGCATCGCCGGCAGGTCCACCGCACCGCTGGCCGACACTCCGAGGTTGCCCCGGCCCGGGCGCCCCTCGTCCTGCAGTACCGGGTGCAGACCGGGACGTTCGACGATTAGCGCCGCTCCGTCGGGTCGGGCGCCGGCGGCAACCGATTCGGTGTCGGCCGTGTCGGTGTCGGCCGATTCGGTGTCGGCCGTGCCGGTGTCGGCCGTGCCGGTGGTCCGGGCGGTTCGAGGCGGGCCGGTGGTTTCGGACAATGGTGTGGTGGCCTGTGAGGGGGTGGTGGATGCTCGGGCCGAGGCCCCGTCGTCGGCGGTCGTCTCGATCGGCCGGAACCGAACCCGGTCACCTGGTGCGAGCAGCGCCGGCGGATCCCGATCGATCTGCCACATCGCCTGCGGGGTGCGTCCGATCAGTTGCCACCCCCCGGGGCTCTCGCGGGGGTAGACCCCGCTGAAGGTGCCGGCCAGGCCGACCGATCCGGCCGGTATCCGCGTTCGTGGACTGGAGCGGCGGGGTACGTCGAGTCGCGGATCGCCGCCGGTGAGGTAGGCGAACCCCGGCGCGAAACCGGCGAAGGCGACGGTCCAGGTCGAACCGCTGTGCATCGCCACCACCTCATCGGTGTCGGTGCCGAGCAGGTCGGCCACCTCGGCCAGATCCTCACCGTCGTAGACGACGTCGATCTCGACCAGCTCGCCTTCCGAACTGGAGGTCGGGGTGGCGGCGACCTGATCGAGACGCTTGATCAACTCCTCGTGGCCGATCCGCCACGGCAGATATTTGATCAACACCGTACGAGCGGCCGGCAGCAGCTCGGTCACCCCGGGGATGGCCCGCTCGCCCGATTGCAACTCACTCAACCGGGTGAAGAACCCCAATGCGGCATCGAGGTCATCGAGTTCGACCAGGACGGCCCGGTCGCCGGCGATCAGGGTCCGCCGCGAACCGATCGAGGTGTGGGGATCTGCATTCGAGCTGTCGAACGAATCGGGGGCGTCGCTCGAATCGGGGGTGTCGCTCGGGTCGGGGGTGCCGCTCGAGAGTGAGTTTTCCTCGTCCGCCGTTCCCGGCGGTTCATGTGGCACCATCTCAGCTGCCGATGAACGAGGAGATCCCCACCCCGGCGACGGTGAGTCGATCACGTACCGCCCTGGCCATCGCCTCGGCACCGGGGGAGTCGCCGTGGACACAGATCGAGTCGGCGCGCAGGGTGATGGTCGAACCGTCGATGGCGGTCAGGGTGCCGGATTCGACGAGTTGCAACATCCGATCGGCCACTTCGGTGGCATCGTGCAGCACACTGCCTGCCTCCCGGCGCGAGACCAGGGCTCCCTCGGGAGTGTAGGCACGGTCGGCGAAGGCCTCGGCAGCAGTCGGCAGTCCCCGTTCCTCGGCGATCCGCAGCACGGTACTGCCGGCCAGGCCGAGTAGCACCAGGGAGTCGTCGATCTCGCTGATCGCGGTCACCACATCGGTGGCCTGTCGCTCGTCGTGGACGATGGTGTTGTACAGCGCACCGTGGGGTTTGACGTACCTCACCTTGGCGCCGAGGCTCGCGGCGATCCCCTGCAGGGCACCGATCTGGTAGATCACCTCCGGGACCAGGTCGGCACTCTCCACATCCATGTTCCGGCGGCCGAACCCGGCCAGGTCCCGGTAGGAGACGTGGGCACCGATGGTGACCTCCCGGTCCACCGCGGTACGGACCGTGCCGCGCATGGTCCGGGCGTCACCGGCATGGAACCCGCAGGCGATGTTGGCGCTGGAGACGATCCCGAGCATGGCCTCGTCATCGCCCAGCGACCAGCGGGAGAAGCCCTCGCCGATGTCGCTGTTCAGGTCGATGGTGGTCATCGTCCTCCTTCGGCTGCAGGGTTGTCGACGTGGTAGTCATCATCGCGTGCGTCGGTGATCAGCATGTGACCGGGGGCGTGGGTGATGGCGAAGGCGGGACGCGAGGCGACCACCACCGACTGCGGCGTCACCCCGCAGGCCCAGAAGACCGGGACGTCCCCGGGCTCCAGGATCGGCGGATCACCGTAGTCGGGAGCCGCCAGATCGTCGATGCCGATCGCGGCCGGGTCGCCGATGTGGACCGGGGCGCCGTGCACGCTCGGGTAGTGTCCGCTGATCCGTACCGCATCCTCGACCTGCGACTCGGGGATGCCCCGCAGCGAGACGACCAGCTTGCCGCTGAACCGTCCGGCCGGAATGCAGTCGATCATGGTCCGATACATCGGTACGTTCCGGCCGGCGCCGATGTGGCGTACCGGCACCCCGGCATCCAGCAGCGGGAACTCGAAGGTGAACGAACAACCGATCAGGAAGGCGACCAGATCGTCATGTTCGGCCCACGCCGCGGTGGCGTCGGCGACCTCCTCGACCAGTTCGCCGTGGCGCCAGACCCGGTACCGGGGGATGTCGGTCCGCAGATCCCCCTGCCCGATCAACCGTGAACCATGATCGCCGGGAGCGGTCATGTCCAGCACCGGGCAGGGTTTGGGATTGAGCTCGGCGAACCGGGCGAAGTCGGCGGCGTCGGCGGCCGGCAGGGCGATCAGGTTCGCCTGCGCATGACCGTGGGCGATGCCGGCGGTCGGACGGACCAGACCGGCGCGGTACGCGGCCCTGGCCTCGGCCGGTGTGCTGGTGGCGGTGGGGATGCTCATCAGCTGATCAGAGCGAAGATCGGGCCGATCGAGACGATCGCCATGTAGACGGTCAGGATCGTGGCCAGGGTGCCGATGATCAACAGCCACTTCGGGTAACGGTAACCCTTCAGCAGGTCGGAACGGAACCAGCCGATGTACATGAACACCGCCAGCCCGATCGGCAGGACCAGACCGTTCAGGCCACCGACGAAGACCAGGATGGTGGCCGGTGCCGCACCCCAGAGCAGGTACAGCACGGTGGAGACGGCGATGAAACCGATGGTGATGAAGCGCCGGATCCGCTGGTCGATCTTCTGCGAGAAGACCACGAAGAACGAGCTCGAGGTGAAGGCGGCACCGATCACACTGGAGACCGCTGCAGCCCAGAAGACCAGTCCGAAGAAGCGCAGCCCGACCTCACCGGCGGCGGCCTGGAAGGCATCGGCGCCGGGGTTGCCGGCCGTGTCCAGGACGACCCCGCTCGCCACCACACCGAGTACGGCGAGGAACAGGACGTAACGCATCACACCGGTGACCACGATGCCGTTGACCGCCGCCCGGTTGACTTCCTTGACGTGTTCGGCGCCGACGGTCCCGGAGTCCAGCATCTTGTGCGCCCCGGAGTAGGTGATGTAGCCGCCGACCGTGCCGCCGACGATGGTGGTGATCGCGGCGAAGTTGATCGTGTCCGGCAGCACGGTCTGCCGCAGAGCGTCACCGACCGGCGGGCCGGAGACGATCGCGACGTAGAGGGTCAGCAGGATCATTCCGACGCCGAGCACGATCAGCACGCGGTCGACGATCACACCGGCCCGGCGGGCGAGGAAGATCGCGATCGCCAAAGCCGCACTGAGTGCGCCGCCGATCTTCGGGTCCAGGCCGAAGATCACGTTCAGGCCCAGACCGGCGCCGGCGATGTTGCCGATGTTGAAGGCGAGCCCGCCGATGATGATCAGGACCGCCAGTACGTAGCCGGCGCCGGGGATCGCCTGGTTGGCCAGGGTGGGAGCGAACTTCCCGGTGACGGTGACCATCCGCCAGACGTTCAACTGGATCGCCAGGTCGATCAGGATCGAGATCAGGATGCCGAAGGCGAAGGCCGCACCGAGCTGCTGGGTGAAGGTGGCGGTCTGGGTGATGAAACCGGGGCCGATGGCGCTGGTCGCCATCATGAAGATCGCGCCGATCAGTGAGGCTCGCCGTCGTTTGACGAAGTCCTTGGCCTGCTCGGCGGTGCCGGCGTGTTCGGTGTCAGCGCTGTGTTCGGTGTCGGCGGGCTCGGGTGCCCGTTCGTTGTCTGCCATCGCTTCCCCTTGGTAGGTCCAAGCCGCTTCGGTCGCCGGGCGGGTCCGCGTCGACCCGGCCAGATTGGTGAACAATAACCCGAGATTGTTCACTTTGTGGGGCATTTGGGGAAACAATGCAATCCCGGTCCTCGCCGGATCTGCTGGCTACGATGGGTGCCATGACCGTGTCCGCCGCCACTGCTGCCGGGTTCGATCTCGTCGAGCGGACGGCCAGACAGGTACGGGAGCTGATCACCGATGGGCGCTTCGGTCCCGGGATGCAGCTGGCCGAGGAAGCGGTGGCGAAGGAACTGCAGGTGTCCCGGAACACGCTGCGGGAGTCGTTCCGGATCCTGATGCGGGAAGGGCTGCTGGTTCGCGAACCCAACCGGGGCGTTTTCGTCCATCGGCCGACCCTGGCCGATGTGCTGGACATCTACCGCGTCCGGCGGATCATCGAGGAGCAGGCGATCCGTACCGCGCTGCCGCATCACCCGGGCGTGGTCGCTGCCCGGGAGGCGGTCGATGCCGCACTCACGTACCGCGCGCAGGGGCAGTGGCGGATGGTCGGCAGTATGAACATGGCCTTCCACACCGCGATCATCGGGCTCGCCGACAGCGAGCGACTGGACACCCTGTTCGAGCGATTGCAGGCCGAGCTGCGGCTGGCCTTCGTACTGATCGCCGAGCCGGAACGGATGCATGCCCCCTTCGTCGACGACAACGTGACGATCACCGAGTTGTTGGAGACCGGGCGACCGGATGAGGCAGCGGATCTGCTGGATGCCTACTTCGACCGTTCCGAACGGACCGTGGTCACCGCACTCAACCGGCTCGTACCGCGGGCCTAGGATCGACCCATGACAGTGATCAAGATCAACGCCATCACCGTGGACCCGGACTCCGGTGACGAGCTCGCCAAGCGCTTCGCCGCCCGGGCCGGTGCGGTCGACGACGCCGATGGCTTCGAGGGATTCGAACTGTTGCAGCCGGCCGACGAGCGCACCACCTGGCTGGTCCTCACCCGTTGGCGCGATGAGGAGTCGTTCCGGGCCTGGATGAGCTCCCCGGCCTTCGCCCACGGTCACCGTTCGGAAGCCGAACGCCAGGGTGAACCGGCCCAGAAACCGGTGGGTACGCACAGCGAACTCTGGTCCTACACGATCGCCGGCGGGTCGAAACCGGCCAGCTGACTCGGCCGCCCGTGCCGCTTTGTGGCGCGTCCTGGGCTCAGGTATTCAGGGCAGACGCTCGGCGCGGGTGACGACGAGAGCATGTCGAGAGCCGGGTCGATGGCCACCGCCCGGACGCCGCGGCCGGCGAGCAGCCGGGTCAGCTTGCCGGTCCCGGCCCCGATGTCGGCGACCTCGTGGGTGGCGGGGGTGAGCAGCCAGTCGACCGCTTCGGCCGGGTAGCTGGGGCGCAGCTGCTCGTACCGGTCGCCGCCGGAGGTGAAGGACTCCCGCAACCGGCGGTGCAGGTCGGCATCGATGGAGTGATCGTCCTGCACGAGACACCTGCTTCGTCGGGTTCTTGTCGGTCCGCGGCAGCTCGGGGTATCGAGACCGCGGCAGGGGATGCAGCCTACGGAACCGCGGGCTGGTCGGTTTGTTCGGCCCGGGGTGTCCGCGGTCGGTCCCAAGGCATCCGGAGCACGCCGAATGCGACCATCCCTGCCAGTACGAGCACCGGCCAGTACCCGTTCACGCCCTGGGCACCCACCAGCCCGACGCTGGCCAGGACCGCCACGCCGCCGACGCAACAGATCGCTGCCGCGACCGGTTTCCAGATCGGCGGGGCCGGCCGGGGATCCGGTTTCGGGGATTCGAACCGACCGAAGATCAGCACGAACACCGCCGTGATCGCCAACAGCACCAGACACCACAGCGGGCGGGTCAGCCACCACACGGTGGTCAACGGTTCGACCAGACCGATCCCGCCCAGGGCCAACAACAGCTGCGCCAGGCCGACCATGGCGGTCAGATGCCAGAGGAACCAGCTCATGATCCGCTGGTTCACCAGCACCGTCAGCAACCAGAGACGGGGACGTTGGAGCGCGCGGTTCAGGGCGGGTTCGAAGGCCAGTACCAACCCTGCCTGCACCATCCCGAGGAATGCCATGGTGATCCGGGTCGGATTGGAGTTGCTGATCTCGTCCGCCCCGGAGGTGATCATGGACACCGGGTACGGGCCGAGACCGACCAGCAAGGCGAGCCCGAGTGCGCCGATTCCTGCCAGGGCGAGGCGGCGGGCCGTACCGGCCAGGCGGCCGTCCAGCCAGGCGTAACCGAGCTGGTGCACGCTGACCCAGACCAGGACATAGTTCGCGTACCCGATGAGCGAGTTGTCCAGACCGATGCTGATCAGGTCGACCACCGCGGCCAGAACCAGTCCGATGATCACCGACCACCAGCCGAACCTCTCCCAGGTGACCAGGGTGAGTGGGGCGAAGACGATCACCATCAGGTACGCGGCAAGGAACCAGGTCGGGATCAACGCCATCTGCGAGGCCAGTTGCATGGTCGACAGCGGGGCGCCGAGGCCGATCGCCACCCAGCAGATGATCAGCCAGATGATCAACAACGGCAGCAGCGGAATGCCGAGACGCCGCAGGCGGGTACGCAACCAGGCGCCGTAGGTCTGGTCCTTCTTCCGGGCGGATCGCCAGGAGATGGCATTGGAGTAACCGCCGACCAGGAAGAAGATCGGCATCACCTGGAAGACCCAGGTGAGCGGATGGGTCCAGGGTGCGTGATCGAGTACGCCATGCGGTTCGATCCCGGTCCTAGGGTCGACCGCGACAATCGTCCAGTGCCCGAGAACCACGACGGTGATCGCGGCGGCCCGAAGGAAGTCGACCACCCGATTGCGGCTCGGCGGCGTCGCCGCGTGGACCTGCTCGGCCCGGCTGAGGCGCTTCGTCTGGGTGGTCATGGAGGAATTGAACTCTGTTCGTGGGTCAACCGCCAGAGTTTCGTCCGTCCGTTCTCCGGTTCCCCCTCTGCATCCGTTCCGCAGCAAACGCACCCAACGACGCCGTTTGGGTGCACCTCCTGCGGAACGGATTCGGAGAAGTGCAAACAATGGGTTGCAGGTGCTACAGAAGTGCAATAGCTTGGTTGCACGTTGTGAGCAGAGGTAACCACATCCGGACGATCCGCAACACGACGATCCCAACACCAGGAGCGAGCCATGACCGACACCGTGACCGACCGGATCGAGCGCAGTATCGACATCGATGCACCCGCCGAGGTTGTCTACTCCCTGGTCTCCCGCCCCGGATGGTGGATCAACGCCGACGAGGTCGATCCGGAACCGGACCTGAGGACCGATGGGCAACTGAGCACTCTGCGGCATCCGGTCTGGGGAGAGTTCGAGATCCGTACCGTCGACCAGCGTCCGCCGGCCTACATCGCGTTTCGCTGGTCGAGCGAACCGTTGTCGGCAGTGGGGGCCGATGCCGAGACGACCCTGGTCGAGTTCTTCATCGAGCCGATCGGGGTCGGTGTGCAGCTACGGGTGGTGGAAAGCGGCTTCTCGGCACTGACCAAGTCGGCCGATCGCATCACCAGCCACGTGGAGGAAAACACCTCGGGGTGGGAGAGCGAACTGGCGGCCGCCCGGCGATACGTGCTGGCGGCCCGATGAGCGGTGTCGCCGTCTTCGCCGCTTTGGCCGACGAGACCCGCTGGAGCATCCTCACCCGGATCGGGGCGTCACCGGCCTCGGCTTCAGCGCTGGCCAAGGAACTGCCCGTCTCACGCCAGGCGATCACCAAACATCTCGAACTGCTCAGTGCCGTGGGGCTGGTCACCAGCGAACGGCGAGGACGGGAAGTCATCCACCGCGCACTGGGGGAGCCGCTGAACGAGACCGCACGACAACTCCAGCAGGTTGTCGAGCAGTGGGATACTCGGTTGGAACTGATCAAGGTTCTGGCAGAACGGAACGCACGGACCGACGGTGTCTGACCGGCCCGCTTGCCGGGGATCGGGCAGGAGGTGATGCATGGTGGGTACGGACAGATCGGCATTGCCGGTGTGCTCGCTCGCCGTGAGGTTGCGCAGCTCGGCGGAACGACGTGCCTGAAGGCGACACGACCTATCGGGCGGCCAAGCAGCTGCGTGAGGCATTGCAGGGCGCCACCCTGACCCGCGCCGAGCTTCGCGTACCGCGGTACGCAAGCACGGATCTGCGCGGATTCACCGTCACCGCATCCCGGGTGATCGGCAAGAACCTACTGCTCGATCTGCGGCGCGGGGATCGGGAACTGACCCTGCACAGCCACTTGAAGATGGAAGGCGCCTGGCACGTCTACTCCCCGGGGCAGCGTTGGCGACGGCCCGGGTTCACCGCCCGGGTGGTGCTGGGCACCAGCGAGCACCAGGCGGTCGGGTTCGATCTCGGGCTGGTACGACTCGGCACCCCCGAGCAGACCGCCGCCAGCCTGGCCGATCTCGGACCGGACCCGCTGGCCGCCGATTTCGACGCCGACGAAGCAGTCCGCCGACTGGCCGCCGATCCGGAACGCAGTATCGGCGAAGCCTTGTTGGACCAGACCGTGATCGCCGGGCTGGGCAACGTCTACCGGTGCGAGCTCTGCTTCCTGACAGGCGTCCACCCGGCCGCCCCGGTTGGCGAGGTCGACCTGCCGCCACTGGTCGAACTGGCCCACACGATGATCAACCGCAACGCCGACCAGTGGGGCCGCAACTTCAGTCCCAGCGGCGGTCCGCGGGAGTTCCTCTGGGTGCACATGCGCGAACGCCGTCCCTGTCGGCGATGTGGCACTGCGATCCGGCAGGCCCGCTTCGGCGTTGAGACCGGGATGGAACGGTTCATCTGGTGGTGCCCACGCTGCCAACCCCTGGCTGATTGGGCTCACAGCGGGACGAGGTGAGGAGAGTGCTGAGGCGGCGCCGGGATGCGGTTCAGCCACCTCGAGCGTGACCGCGCGATCACGATGCTGACAGCGTACGCCGCAGCCCGTCGGCTCAAGGACGAACCGTCGAGGGCGCCGGTCGAGCAGCGGGTCATCGTGGCAATGGTGGGCAACGCCCCTTGTCGTTCAGGATCCCGATGGCGTTGATCACGGGCTCGAGCGTCGGCGTCGCCATGCGGCGCTGATCAGGCCAGGTCACCCAACCGGTCCCGCAGCGCCACCACATCACCGATGACGATCACCGCCGGGGCACCTACATCTTCCTGTTCGGCGATCAACGGTGCCTTCTCCAAGGTCGAGACCGTCGTCCGTTGCTGCGGGGTCCAACCGCGCTCGATCATCGCCACCGGGGTGTCAGGACGGCGACCGGAATCGATCAACGCCTGCGCCGTCTGCGGCAGCATCGTCACCCCCATCAACAACACCAGGGTCGCATCGTCGGGAGCATCGCGCAGCGCTTGGATCGCGTCGTCGGCGCCACGGTGGGCCGAGGCCACGACGAAGGAGGCGGTCACCCCGCGATGGGTGACCGGGATACCCGCAGCGGCCGGTACGGCGATCGCCGAACTGATACCCGGCACCACCTCGACCACCACCCCGTGTTCGGCGCAGTGCAGCGCCTCCTCACCACCGCGGCCGAGGACGAAGGGGTCGCCGCCCTTCAGGCGGACGACATTGTGTCCGGCCCGGGCCTGATCGACCAGGATCTGGTTGATCTGCGACTGCGGTACGGGATGGTTGCCCGGTGTCTTGCCGACATCGATCACCTCGACCTCAGCGGGCAGTTCGGCCAGCAACTCGCGCGGGCCGAGCCGGTCGGCGACCACCACATCGGCAGCGGCCAGCAACTGCCG comes from Naumannella halotolerans and encodes:
- a CDS encoding biotin-dependent carboxyltransferase family protein, which codes for MSASGAVDLPAMHLANRLVGNPSPTAVLELPFGSFTARARGRLVLAVTGAESEVVVEREGRSLPIIDQRPIALDDGDLLRIGVQSSGFRAVLALRGGFAVPPVLGSLSTDTLAGLGPAPLAAGDVLGVGEIEPVSVGEPVPWPPPSPAELVLPVVLGPRDDWFDTASIARLSGQAWMITEQANRVGVRLSGAAPLERVVEAELPSEGAVTGSIQVPPSGQPMIFLADHPLTGGYPIIGVVRHDALPLLAQARPGVVIRFQVEQSPEERR
- a CDS encoding LamB/YcsF family protein gives rise to the protein MTTIDLNSDIGEGFSRWSLGDDEAMLGIVSSANIACGFHAGDARTMRGTVRTAVDREVTIGAHVSYRDLAGFGRRNMDVESADLVPEVIYQIGALQGIAASLGAKVRYVKPHGALYNTIVHDERQATDVVTAISEIDDSLVLLGLAGSTVLRIAEERGLPTAAEAFADRAYTPEGALVSRREAGSVLHDATEVADRMLQLVESGTLTAIDGSTITLRADSICVHGDSPGAEAMARAVRDRLTVAGVGISSFIGS
- a CDS encoding putative hydro-lyase, whose protein sequence is MSIPTATSTPAEARAAYRAGLVRPTAGIAHGHAQANLIALPAADAADFARFAELNPKPCPVLDMTAPGDHGSRLIGQGDLRTDIPRYRVWRHGELVEEVADATAAWAEHDDLVAFLIGCSFTFEFPLLDAGVPVRHIGAGRNVPMYRTMIDCIPAGRFSGKLVVSLRGIPESQVEDAVRISGHYPSVHGAPVHIGDPAAIGIDDLAAPDYGDPPILEPGDVPVFWACGVTPQSVVVASRPAFAITHAPGHMLITDARDDDYHVDNPAAEGGR
- a CDS encoding NRAMP family divalent metal transporter → MADNERAPEPADTEHSADTEHAGTAEQAKDFVKRRRASLIGAIFMMATSAIGPGFITQTATFTQQLGAAFAFGILISILIDLAIQLNVWRMVTVTGKFAPTLANQAIPGAGYVLAVLIIIGGLAFNIGNIAGAGLGLNVIFGLDPKIGGALSAALAIAIFLARRAGVIVDRVLIVLGVGMILLTLYVAIVSGPPVGDALRQTVLPDTINFAAITTIVGGTVGGYITYSGAHKMLDSGTVGAEHVKEVNRAAVNGIVVTGVMRYVLFLAVLGVVASGVVLDTAGNPGADAFQAAAGEVGLRFFGLVFWAAAVSSVIGAAFTSSSFFVVFSQKIDQRIRRFITIGFIAVSTVLYLLWGAAPATILVFVGGLNGLVLPIGLAVFMYIGWFRSDLLKGYRYPKWLLIIGTLATILTVYMAIVSIGPIFALIS
- a CDS encoding GntR family transcriptional regulator translates to MTVSAATAAGFDLVERTARQVRELITDGRFGPGMQLAEEAVAKELQVSRNTLRESFRILMREGLLVREPNRGVFVHRPTLADVLDIYRVRRIIEEQAIRTALPHHPGVVAAREAVDAALTYRAQGQWRMVGSMNMAFHTAIIGLADSERLDTLFERLQAELRLAFVLIAEPERMHAPFVDDNVTITELLETGRPDEAADLLDAYFDRSERTVVTALNRLVPRA
- a CDS encoding antibiotic biosynthesis monooxygenase family protein, with amino-acid sequence MTVIKINAITVDPDSGDELAKRFAARAGAVDDADGFEGFELLQPADERTTWLVLTRWRDEESFRAWMSSPAFAHGHRSEAERQGEPAQKPVGTHSELWSYTIAGGSKPAS
- a CDS encoding class I SAM-dependent methyltransferase, with translation MQDDHSIDADLHRRLRESFTSGGDRYEQLRPSYPAEAVDWLLTPATHEVADIGAGTGKLTRLLAGRGVRAVAIDPALDMLSSSPAPSVCPEYLSPGRATKRHGRPSQLAGFDPPAIV
- a CDS encoding acyltransferase family protein, producing MTTQTKRLSRAEQVHAATPPSRNRVVDFLRAAAITVVVLGHWTIVAVDPRTGIEPHGVLDHAPWTHPLTWVFQVMPIFFLVGGYSNAISWRSARKKDQTYGAWLRTRLRRLGIPLLPLLIIWLIICWVAIGLGAPLSTMQLASQMALIPTWFLAAYLMVIVFAPLTLVTWERFGWWSVIIGLVLAAVVDLISIGLDNSLIGYANYVLVWVSVHQLGYAWLDGRLAGTARRLALAGIGALGLALLVGLGPYPVSMITSGADEISNSNPTRITMAFLGMVQAGLVLAFEPALNRALQRPRLWLLTVLVNQRIMSWFLWHLTAMVGLAQLLLALGGIGLVEPLTTVWWLTRPLWCLVLLAITAVFVLIFGRFESPKPDPRPAPPIWKPVAAAICCVGGVAVLASVGLVGAQGVNGYWPVLVLAGMVAFGVLRMPWDRPRTPRAEQTDQPAVP
- a CDS encoding ATPase; the protein is MTDTVTDRIERSIDIDAPAEVVYSLVSRPGWWINADEVDPEPDLRTDGQLSTLRHPVWGEFEIRTVDQRPPAYIAFRWSSEPLSAVGADAETTLVEFFIEPIGVGVQLRVVESGFSALTKSADRITSHVEENTSGWESELAAARRYVLAAR
- a CDS encoding ArsR/SmtB family transcription factor, giving the protein MSGVAVFAALADETRWSILTRIGASPASASALAKELPVSRQAITKHLELLSAVGLVTSERRGREVIHRALGEPLNETARQLQQVVEQWDTRLELIKVLAERNARTDGV
- a CDS encoding Fpg/Nei family DNA glycosylase, which produces MPEGDTTYRAAKQLREALQGATLTRAELRVPRYASTDLRGFTVTASRVIGKNLLLDLRRGDRELTLHSHLKMEGAWHVYSPGQRWRRPGFTARVVLGTSEHQAVGFDLGLVRLGTPEQTAASLADLGPDPLAADFDADEAVRRLAADPERSIGEALLDQTVIAGLGNVYRCELCFLTGVHPAAPVGEVDLPPLVELAHTMINRNADQWGRNFSPSGGPREFLWVHMRERRPCRRCGTAIRQARFGVETGMERFIWWCPRCQPLADWAHSGTR
- the cobA gene encoding uroporphyrinogen-III C-methyltransferase; this encodes MSYPLMLHLRDRRTLVVGGGSVATRRALALVDAGSRVEVVSPRISPELSEQVAAGRVFWRPEPYRSGLLQASAADRVWLVHAATDDPAVNAQIAEEAEQTGVFCIRADDHSGGSARVPAVAVGNGPAEGLTIAVSGGADPRRAVAVRDAIDAGLTAGTLPVRRVRPVRDAGTDSSTSRGAGEESAGDRAPGWVALVGGGPGQADLITVRGRQLLAAADVVVADRLGPRELLAELPAEVEVIDVGKTPGNHPVPQSQINQILVDQARAGHNVVRLKGGDPFVLGRGGEEALHCAEHGVVVEVVPGISSAIAVPAAAGIPVTHRGVTASFVVASAHRGADDAIQALRDAPDDATLVLLMGVTMLPQTAQALIDSGRRPDTPVAMIERGWTPQQRTTVSTLEKAPLIAEQEDVGAPAVIVIGDVVALRDRLGDLA